A portion of the Esox lucius isolate fEsoLuc1 chromosome 20, fEsoLuc1.pri, whole genome shotgun sequence genome contains these proteins:
- the LOC109614772 gene encoding zinc finger protein 850-like isoform X2, with amino-acid sequence MEDDQACTVMEEKPNLLLSFHTEIKQESLDSVMTSVKQEDCSQTLGLNDITGEEEEIEDLINQDGIPEVEKCSTFGEKQHKDYKVKKSYHCSHCEKSFLSISHLKLHFIIHVGEKKYSCSDCGKSFSKSAALSQHQRVHTGEKPYHCTYCGKSFSSSSYLKVHQRLHTGEKPYSCSDCGKSFITSSAVSVHQRVHTSEKPYSCSDCGKSFFDIYQLKTHQHVHLGMMPHSCSDCGKGFSYLSSLKAHQRIHTGEKPYSCSDCGKSSTTAAGLARHQRVHTGEKPYSCTDCGKSFSSSSYLKCHQRLHTGEKPYSCSDCGKSFNQLNNLKTHQRLHTGEKLYSCSECGKSFTTSAGLAQHQRMHTGEKPYSCTICGKSFSSSSYLKCHQRLHTGEKPFSCSDCGKSFNQLNHLKTHQRLHTGEKPYSCSDCGKSFITSSGVSVHRRVHTSEMPYSCSDCGKSFFVIHQLKTHQRIHTGMKPHSCSYCGKSFSFLSILKAHQRIHTGVKPHSCSDCGKSFSFLSILKAHQRIHSGEKPYSCSDCGKSFTTLGTLTQHQRVHTGEKPYSCTDCGKSFIHSFTLTQHQRVHTGEKPYSCTDCGKSFTTSGPLTQHQRVHTGEKPYSCADCEKKFSSLGSLKTHQHIHSGEKPYSCSACLKSFLTSSEFSVHWRMHTGEKPYSCSDCGKSFTRLGTLKSHQRIHTGMKPYSCSDCGKSFSRLGTLKYHQRIHTGMKPYSCSDCGKSFSRLGSLKSHQRIHTGMKPYSCSDCGKTFSRLGNLKSHQRIHTGVKPYSCSDCGKSFTTSGTLIQHQRVHTGECPYSCADCGKNFSWLSGLKSHQRIHTKD; translated from the exons ATGGAGGACGACCAGGCCTGCACCGTC atgGAGGAGAAACCCaacctgctgctctccttccacactgagatCAAACAAGAGTCACTGGATTCAGTGATGACATCAGTGAAGCAGGAAGACTGCAGTCAAACACTGGGATTAAATGATATTACAGGTGAAGAGGAAGAGATTGAGGATTTAATTAATCAAG ATGGGATTCCAGAAGTGGAGAAATGTTCTACATTTGGAGAGAAACAACACAAAGACTACAAAGTAAAGAAGTCTTACCACTGCTCCCATTGTGAAAAAAGTTTTCTATCTATATCACATTTGAAACTTCATTTTATCATCCATGTGGGAGAGAAGAaatactcctgttctgactgtggcaaGAGTTTCAGTAAATCAGCTGCACTTTCACAACaccagagagtgcacacaggagagaagccttaccacTGTACCTATTGTGGAAAGAGTTTCTCTTCATCAAGTTACCTAAAAGTTCACCAGCGCCtgcatactggagagaaaccttactcctgttctgactgtgggaaaagtttCATTACATCATCTGCGGTTAGTgttcatcagagagtgcacaccaGTGAAAAGCCctattcctgttctgactgtgggaagagtttctttGATATCTATCAACTTAAAACTCACCAGCACGTACATCTTGGAATGATGCCTcattcctgttctgactgtgggaagggttTCTCTTACTTAAGTAGCCTTAAAGCTCACCaacgcatacatactggagagaaaccttactcctgttctgactgtgggaagagttccACTACTGCAGCAGGACTTGCTcgacatcagagagtgcacacaggagagaagccttattcCTGTAccgactgtgggaagagtttctcttcATCAAGTTACCTAAAATGTCACCAGCGcctacatactggagagaaaccttactcctgttctgactgtgggaagagtttcaatCAGTTAAATAACTTAAAAACTCACCAGCGcctacatactggagagaaattgtactcctgttctgaatgtgggaagagtttcactACTTCAGCAGGACTTGCTCAACATCAAAGAatgcacacaggagagaagccttattcCTGTACCatctgtgggaagagtttctcttcATCAAGTTACCTAAAATGTCACCAGCGcctacatactggagagaaacctttctcctgttctgactgtgggaagagtttcaatCAGTTAAATCACTTAAAAACTCACCAGCGcctacatactggagagaaaccttactcctgttctgactgtgggaagagtttcattACATCATCTGGCGTTAGTGTTCATCGGAGAGTGCACACCAGTGAGATGccttattcctgttctgactgtgggaagagtttctttGTTATCCATCAACTTAaaactcaccagcgcatacatactggaatGAAGCCTCATTCCTGTTCttactgtgggaagagtttctctttCTTAAGTATCCTTAAAGCTCACCaacgcatacatactggagtgAAGCCTCATtcatgttctgactgtgggaagagtttctctttCTTAAGTATCCTTAaagctcaccagcgcatacactcaggagagaaaccttactcctgttctgactgcgGGAAGAGTTTCACTACTTTAGGTACACTTACTcaacatcagagagtgcacacaggagagaagccttactcctgtacTGACTGTGGTAAGAGTTTCATTCATTCCTTTACTCTTACTcaacatcagagagtgcacacaggagagaaaccttactcctgtactgactgtgggaagagtttcactACTTCAGGTCCACTTACTcaacatcagagagtgcacacaggagagaagccttactcctgtgcTGACTGTGAAAAGAAATTCTCTTCGTTAGGCAGCCTAAAAACGCACCAACACATACATagtggagagaaaccttactcctgttccgCCTGTTTGAAGAGTTTCCTTACATCATCTGAATTTAGTGTTCATTGGAGAATGCACACCGGAGAGAAGCcctactcctgttctgactgtgggaagagtttcactCGATTAGGCACCCTTAAatctcaccagcgcatacatactggaatgaagccttactcctgttccgactgtgggaagagtttctctcgaTTAGGCACCCTTAAAtatcaccagcgcatacatactggaatgaagccttactcctgttctgactgtgggaagagtttctctcgaTTAGGCAGCCTTAAatctcaccagcgcatacatactggaatgaagccttactcctgttctgactgtgggaaaactTTCTCTCGATTAGGCAACCTTAAatctcaccagcgcatacatactggtgtgaaaccttactcctgttctgactgtgggaagagttttacTACGTCAGGTACACTTATTcaacatcagagagtgcacacaggagagTGTCCTTATTCCTGTGCTGATTGTGGAAAGAATTTCTCTTGGTTAAGTGGCCTTAAatctcaccagcgcatacatactaaAGATTAG
- the LOC109614772 gene encoding zinc finger protein 850-like isoform X1: MEDDQACTVSCMGLVWSLFYQMEEKPNLLLSFHTEIKQESLDSVMTSVKQEDCSQTLGLNDITGEEEEIEDLINQDGIPEVEKCSTFGEKQHKDYKVKKSYHCSHCEKSFLSISHLKLHFIIHVGEKKYSCSDCGKSFSKSAALSQHQRVHTGEKPYHCTYCGKSFSSSSYLKVHQRLHTGEKPYSCSDCGKSFITSSAVSVHQRVHTSEKPYSCSDCGKSFFDIYQLKTHQHVHLGMMPHSCSDCGKGFSYLSSLKAHQRIHTGEKPYSCSDCGKSSTTAAGLARHQRVHTGEKPYSCTDCGKSFSSSSYLKCHQRLHTGEKPYSCSDCGKSFNQLNNLKTHQRLHTGEKLYSCSECGKSFTTSAGLAQHQRMHTGEKPYSCTICGKSFSSSSYLKCHQRLHTGEKPFSCSDCGKSFNQLNHLKTHQRLHTGEKPYSCSDCGKSFITSSGVSVHRRVHTSEMPYSCSDCGKSFFVIHQLKTHQRIHTGMKPHSCSYCGKSFSFLSILKAHQRIHTGVKPHSCSDCGKSFSFLSILKAHQRIHSGEKPYSCSDCGKSFTTLGTLTQHQRVHTGEKPYSCTDCGKSFIHSFTLTQHQRVHTGEKPYSCTDCGKSFTTSGPLTQHQRVHTGEKPYSCADCEKKFSSLGSLKTHQHIHSGEKPYSCSACLKSFLTSSEFSVHWRMHTGEKPYSCSDCGKSFTRLGTLKSHQRIHTGMKPYSCSDCGKSFSRLGTLKYHQRIHTGMKPYSCSDCGKSFSRLGSLKSHQRIHTGMKPYSCSDCGKTFSRLGNLKSHQRIHTGVKPYSCSDCGKSFTTSGTLIQHQRVHTGECPYSCADCGKNFSWLSGLKSHQRIHTKD; encoded by the exons ATGGAGGACGACCAGGCCTGCACCGTC TCATGTATGGGTCTGGTGtggtctttattttatcagatgGAGGAGAAACCCaacctgctgctctccttccacactgagatCAAACAAGAGTCACTGGATTCAGTGATGACATCAGTGAAGCAGGAAGACTGCAGTCAAACACTGGGATTAAATGATATTACAGGTGAAGAGGAAGAGATTGAGGATTTAATTAATCAAG ATGGGATTCCAGAAGTGGAGAAATGTTCTACATTTGGAGAGAAACAACACAAAGACTACAAAGTAAAGAAGTCTTACCACTGCTCCCATTGTGAAAAAAGTTTTCTATCTATATCACATTTGAAACTTCATTTTATCATCCATGTGGGAGAGAAGAaatactcctgttctgactgtggcaaGAGTTTCAGTAAATCAGCTGCACTTTCACAACaccagagagtgcacacaggagagaagccttaccacTGTACCTATTGTGGAAAGAGTTTCTCTTCATCAAGTTACCTAAAAGTTCACCAGCGCCtgcatactggagagaaaccttactcctgttctgactgtgggaaaagtttCATTACATCATCTGCGGTTAGTgttcatcagagagtgcacaccaGTGAAAAGCCctattcctgttctgactgtgggaagagtttctttGATATCTATCAACTTAAAACTCACCAGCACGTACATCTTGGAATGATGCCTcattcctgttctgactgtgggaagggttTCTCTTACTTAAGTAGCCTTAAAGCTCACCaacgcatacatactggagagaaaccttactcctgttctgactgtgggaagagttccACTACTGCAGCAGGACTTGCTcgacatcagagagtgcacacaggagagaagccttattcCTGTAccgactgtgggaagagtttctcttcATCAAGTTACCTAAAATGTCACCAGCGcctacatactggagagaaaccttactcctgttctgactgtgggaagagtttcaatCAGTTAAATAACTTAAAAACTCACCAGCGcctacatactggagagaaattgtactcctgttctgaatgtgggaagagtttcactACTTCAGCAGGACTTGCTCAACATCAAAGAatgcacacaggagagaagccttattcCTGTACCatctgtgggaagagtttctcttcATCAAGTTACCTAAAATGTCACCAGCGcctacatactggagagaaacctttctcctgttctgactgtgggaagagtttcaatCAGTTAAATCACTTAAAAACTCACCAGCGcctacatactggagagaaaccttactcctgttctgactgtgggaagagtttcattACATCATCTGGCGTTAGTGTTCATCGGAGAGTGCACACCAGTGAGATGccttattcctgttctgactgtgggaagagtttctttGTTATCCATCAACTTAaaactcaccagcgcatacatactggaatGAAGCCTCATTCCTGTTCttactgtgggaagagtttctctttCTTAAGTATCCTTAAAGCTCACCaacgcatacatactggagtgAAGCCTCATtcatgttctgactgtgggaagagtttctctttCTTAAGTATCCTTAaagctcaccagcgcatacactcaggagagaaaccttactcctgttctgactgcgGGAAGAGTTTCACTACTTTAGGTACACTTACTcaacatcagagagtgcacacaggagagaagccttactcctgtacTGACTGTGGTAAGAGTTTCATTCATTCCTTTACTCTTACTcaacatcagagagtgcacacaggagagaaaccttactcctgtactgactgtgggaagagtttcactACTTCAGGTCCACTTACTcaacatcagagagtgcacacaggagagaagccttactcctgtgcTGACTGTGAAAAGAAATTCTCTTCGTTAGGCAGCCTAAAAACGCACCAACACATACATagtggagagaaaccttactcctgttccgCCTGTTTGAAGAGTTTCCTTACATCATCTGAATTTAGTGTTCATTGGAGAATGCACACCGGAGAGAAGCcctactcctgttctgactgtgggaagagtttcactCGATTAGGCACCCTTAAatctcaccagcgcatacatactggaatgaagccttactcctgttccgactgtgggaagagtttctctcgaTTAGGCACCCTTAAAtatcaccagcgcatacatactggaatgaagccttactcctgttctgactgtgggaagagtttctctcgaTTAGGCAGCCTTAAatctcaccagcgcatacatactggaatgaagccttactcctgttctgactgtgggaaaactTTCTCTCGATTAGGCAACCTTAAatctcaccagcgcatacatactggtgtgaaaccttactcctgttctgactgtgggaagagttttacTACGTCAGGTACACTTATTcaacatcagagagtgcacacaggagagTGTCCTTATTCCTGTGCTGATTGTGGAAAGAATTTCTCTTGGTTAAGTGGCCTTAAatctcaccagcgcatacatactaaAGATTAG